The following proteins are co-located in the Sporosarcina pasteurii genome:
- a CDS encoding 2-oxoglutarate dehydrogenase E1 component, protein MSKNLGTRSPYDAFTGPNLGYVMEMYELFKSSPELVDDELAEMFNRFGAPVEDSGEHVAIEGSVQSTNIGKVIAAFKLQEAIRTYGHLAADVYPLGDRPKDLTRIELSYYGLSEKDLEDMPASLFLTHVPAHIENGLEAINYMKSLYTGKISYEFAHVIDEEERQWIQSKIENGEVSAQLTADEKKALLEKLTKIEGFEKYIHRTFVGAKRFSIEGLDTLVVLLDELVRRSEENQVKKMLVGMAHRGRLNVLAHILKNPYEMFFAHFAGVSDQPFLPTDGSLETTRGWFGDVVYHYGSQYNSPSGMKRFLAYNPSHLEVVNAVVTGQTRAAQEAKSNVGHAIQDTNSAYAVLVHGDAAFPGQGVVPETFNYSRVRGFQTGGSIHVIANNMIGFTTEHYDSRSTHYSSDPAKGFEVPVIHVNADCPESVIAVAAFAFEYRQKFGKDIVIDLLGYRRYGHNEMDEPLVTNPMMYHKVHQHPTVREMYGNLLTAQSVVTAEEVEKLDEDTFKLMQQAHDVVRDHPSAKDKEGKEIVIPDEVLAGYPAELETGVAEEKLRTMNEELLDFPEDFNVFGRLVRILKRREEPFKGNGKIDWAHAETLAFGSILQDGNPIRITGQDVQRGTFAHRHLVLHDEKTGEEYLPLHHISGANASFDAFNSPLTESAIVGYEYGYNLENQKALSIWEAQYGDFANMAQVMFDQFISASRSKWGQQSGLVMLLPHAHEGQGPEHTSARLERFLQMSAENNWTVANLSSAANYFHILRRQAKMLGEPSMRPLVIVSPKSLLRHPLVGADVEDLTEGSFQTVLEQPGTGTKKTKVERILFASGKMAIDLAEQVKDGEGFDDIHIVRVEQLYPFPSEKIQEIVSRYSKVKELVWVQEEPKNMGSWSFAYPYIQEIAGNKKVSYVGRPHRSSPSEGDGASHSIEQKRIINEALNR, encoded by the coding sequence ATGTCGAAAAATTTAGGTACTCGATCCCCTTATGATGCGTTTACAGGGCCAAACCTTGGGTACGTAATGGAAATGTATGAATTATTTAAGTCTTCCCCTGAGTTAGTTGATGATGAACTCGCGGAAATGTTTAACCGCTTCGGTGCTCCTGTTGAAGATAGCGGTGAACATGTAGCAATCGAAGGTTCAGTTCAATCAACGAATATTGGTAAAGTGATTGCTGCTTTTAAGTTACAAGAGGCAATCCGTACATACGGACACCTTGCAGCTGACGTTTATCCGCTCGGCGATCGTCCAAAAGATTTAACGCGTATTGAATTATCTTATTATGGTTTATCCGAAAAAGACTTAGAAGATATGCCAGCAAGTTTATTCTTAACGCATGTACCTGCACATATTGAAAACGGTCTCGAAGCAATCAATTATATGAAATCACTCTATACTGGTAAGATTTCCTATGAATTTGCACATGTAATTGATGAAGAAGAGCGACAGTGGATTCAATCTAAAATTGAAAACGGAGAAGTATCCGCTCAATTAACGGCTGATGAAAAGAAAGCGCTTTTAGAGAAATTAACTAAAATTGAAGGATTTGAAAAGTACATACACCGTACGTTTGTCGGTGCAAAGCGATTCTCTATTGAAGGGCTTGATACACTTGTTGTCTTACTAGATGAGCTTGTCCGTCGTTCTGAAGAGAATCAAGTGAAGAAAATGTTAGTCGGTATGGCACACCGTGGCCGTCTGAACGTGCTTGCACATATTTTGAAAAATCCTTACGAAATGTTCTTTGCACATTTTGCAGGGGTTTCCGATCAACCATTTCTACCAACAGACGGTTCATTAGAAACAACGCGTGGTTGGTTCGGAGACGTTGTCTATCATTATGGTTCCCAATATAATAGTCCTTCAGGTATGAAGCGTTTCCTTGCTTACAATCCATCACATTTAGAAGTAGTGAATGCAGTTGTAACAGGTCAAACACGTGCTGCACAGGAAGCCAAAAGTAACGTTGGTCATGCTATTCAAGATACAAACTCTGCGTATGCGGTTCTTGTGCATGGGGATGCAGCATTTCCTGGTCAAGGCGTAGTACCTGAAACATTTAACTATAGCCGTGTCAGAGGCTTTCAAACAGGTGGTTCCATTCATGTAATTGCCAACAATATGATTGGTTTTACAACTGAACACTATGATTCTAGGTCAACACATTACTCTTCTGACCCAGCAAAAGGTTTTGAAGTACCTGTCATCCATGTGAACGCCGACTGTCCAGAATCAGTCATTGCAGTAGCAGCATTTGCATTTGAATATCGCCAAAAGTTTGGGAAAGATATTGTAATAGATTTGCTTGGATACCGTCGTTACGGTCATAACGAAATGGATGAGCCACTCGTTACAAATCCAATGATGTATCATAAAGTACATCAACACCCAACAGTGCGTGAGATGTATGGTAATCTACTAACTGCCCAAAGTGTTGTAACTGCTGAAGAAGTAGAGAAGCTTGATGAAGATACATTTAAGCTTATGCAGCAAGCACATGACGTAGTGAGGGATCATCCGAGCGCGAAAGATAAAGAAGGTAAAGAAATTGTCATCCCGGATGAAGTGTTAGCTGGATATCCTGCTGAACTTGAAACAGGTGTTGCTGAAGAAAAACTACGTACAATGAACGAAGAACTACTTGATTTCCCGGAAGACTTTAATGTTTTTGGCCGTCTCGTTCGTATATTAAAGAGAAGAGAAGAACCATTTAAAGGTAATGGGAAAATAGATTGGGCACATGCTGAAACACTTGCATTCGGTTCTATTTTGCAAGATGGAAATCCAATTCGTATAACAGGTCAAGACGTTCAACGTGGAACGTTTGCGCACCGTCATCTCGTTTTACATGATGAGAAAACTGGAGAAGAGTACTTGCCACTTCACCATATTAGTGGTGCAAATGCATCATTTGATGCTTTTAATAGCCCACTTACAGAATCAGCGATTGTTGGTTATGAGTATGGCTATAACCTTGAAAACCAAAAAGCTTTATCAATTTGGGAAGCCCAGTACGGAGACTTTGCCAATATGGCACAGGTGATGTTCGATCAGTTTATATCTGCCAGCCGATCGAAGTGGGGGCAACAATCTGGACTCGTTATGTTATTACCACATGCACATGAAGGTCAAGGGCCAGAACATACAAGTGCTAGACTAGAAAGATTTTTACAAATGTCAGCAGAAAATAACTGGACAGTTGCAAATCTATCTAGCGCGGCAAACTATTTCCACATTTTACGTCGTCAAGCGAAAATGCTAGGTGAGCCATCAATGCGCCCGCTCGTTATCGTATCTCCAAAGTCACTGTTACGTCACCCATTGGTTGGTGCTGATGTTGAAGATTTAACAGAAGGTAGTTTCCAAACTGTTCTAGAGCAACCTGGAACAGGAACCAAGAAAACTAAAGTTGAACGGATTTTATTCGCAAGCGGTAAAATGGCTATCGATTTAGCTGAACAAGTAAAAGATGGTGAAGGATTCGACGATATTCATATTGTTCGTGTTGAGCAACTTTATCCATTCCCATCTGAAAAGATTCAAGAGATTGTTTCACGCTATTCAAAAGTAAAAGAACTTGTTTGGGTACAAGAAGAACCGAAAAACATGGGTTCATGGTCATTTGCATATCCGTATATTCAAGAGATTGCAGGCAACAAAAAGGTTTCCTATGTTGGACGTCCACATCGTTCGAGCCCATCAGAAGGAGACGGCGCATCTCATTCAATTGAACAAAAGCGTATTATCAATGAGGCTTTAAACCGTTAA
- the odhB gene encoding 2-oxoglutarate dehydrogenase complex dihydrolipoyllysine-residue succinyltransferase has product MAEIIVPELAESITEGTVSRWLKQPGEAVERGEFIVELETDKVNVEIISEEAGTVQELLAEEGDTVEVGQVIAIVGEGSGAPAASAPEAEAQPVKENVPAAAEATATTTTTTDDRTLASPAARKLAREKGIDLAAINPVDPMGRVKVQDVEAHATAPKVPATPAQAAPEPQADDGRVTREKMTRRRQTIAKRLLEVKQSTAMLTTFNEIDMTNVMALRSRKKDEFFEKNDVRLGFMSFFTKAVVAALKKYPYVNAEIDGDEIVLKNYYDIGIAVSTDGGLVVPNVVDADRKNFAEIEGSIRELAIKARDNKLTIADMTGGSFTITNGGVFGSLMSTPILNGTQVGILGMHTIQRRPVAVGDNIEIRPMMYVALSYDHRVIDGKDSVGFLKMVKDLIENPEDLLLGS; this is encoded by the coding sequence GTGGCAGAGATTATCGTACCAGAACTTGCAGAATCGATTACAGAAGGAACAGTTTCACGCTGGTTAAAACAACCAGGTGAAGCTGTTGAACGTGGAGAGTTTATCGTAGAACTCGAAACGGATAAAGTTAACGTGGAAATTATTTCGGAAGAAGCTGGAACAGTTCAAGAACTGCTCGCAGAAGAGGGCGACACAGTAGAAGTTGGACAAGTCATTGCAATTGTTGGTGAAGGTTCAGGTGCACCAGCAGCATCTGCACCTGAAGCGGAAGCACAACCTGTAAAGGAGAATGTTCCGGCCGCAGCAGAAGCAACTGCAACTACAACTACAACAACGGATGATCGTACACTTGCAAGTCCTGCAGCTCGTAAACTAGCACGAGAAAAAGGGATTGACTTAGCAGCTATCAATCCAGTAGATCCAATGGGACGCGTGAAAGTTCAAGACGTCGAAGCACATGCAACTGCGCCGAAAGTGCCAGCAACTCCAGCTCAAGCTGCACCGGAACCACAAGCAGATGATGGTCGTGTGACACGCGAAAAAATGACACGTCGTCGTCAAACGATTGCAAAACGTTTGCTAGAAGTAAAGCAATCTACTGCAATGCTAACAACATTTAACGAAATCGATATGACAAATGTAATGGCGCTTCGTTCACGTAAAAAAGATGAGTTTTTCGAGAAAAATGATGTACGCTTAGGCTTTATGTCATTCTTTACGAAAGCTGTTGTTGCAGCACTTAAAAAGTATCCATACGTTAACGCTGAAATCGATGGTGACGAAATCGTACTGAAAAACTACTACGATATCGGAATCGCTGTATCTACAGATGGCGGACTCGTTGTACCGAACGTTGTCGATGCGGATCGTAAAAACTTTGCAGAGATTGAAGGTTCGATTCGCGAACTTGCTATTAAAGCACGTGATAACAAATTAACAATTGCTGATATGACAGGCGGTTCATTTACAATTACAAACGGTGGCGTATTCGGTTCACTTATGTCAACACCAATCTTAAATGGTACGCAAGTTGGTATTCTAGGTATGCACACAATTCAAAGACGTCCAGTTGCTGTGGGCGATAATATCGAAATTCGTCCGATGATGTACGTGGCACTCTCTTATGACCACCGCGTTATCGACGGTAAAGATTCAGTAGGATTCTTAAAGATGGTAAAAGATCTAATCGAAAATCCAGAAGACCTACTACTTGGCTCATAA
- a CDS encoding DUF6501 family protein, translated as MNFKKWPEVPALKTVVCKHTDAEKYVVNNALTVGKEYEVKNETEEFIFVIDNTGKVGGYYKTYFE; from the coding sequence ATGAATTTCAAAAAATGGCCAGAAGTACCCGCACTTAAAACAGTAGTATGTAAACATACTGACGCGGAAAAATACGTTGTAAACAACGCACTTACTGTCGGAAAAGAGTATGAAGTAAAAAACGAAACGGAAGAATTCATATTCGTTATCGATAATACTGGAAAAGTCGGCGGTTATTATAAAACTTATTTTGAATGA
- a CDS encoding AAA family ATPase: MRSIIKNEQQKRQQKEHDAHMQRLIQEGGYISPDEYLWGDILVGVVLKKPILLKGPSGAGKTKLAQSISHFFNQPMHSVNCSVDLDAESLLGFKTIVQSDEETVIEFVEGPVVQAMKKGHILYIDEINMAKPETLPILHSVLDHRRMLTNPFTGEVIYAHEDFTVIAAINEGYVGTSPMNEALKNRFISFSIPYLSGEELREVMESEFPDAPKQLIDMMMNIGNDLKKQVMNGLLSDEAASIRSLLDAISLAEHISVKRAIRYAIAEKLDDQIERNLIMELVDTWVK, translated from the coding sequence ATGCGGTCAATTATAAAGAACGAACAACAGAAAAGACAGCAAAAAGAGCATGACGCACATATGCAACGATTGATTCAAGAAGGCGGCTATATTTCACCAGATGAATACTTATGGGGAGATATATTGGTTGGTGTCGTCTTAAAGAAGCCTATTTTATTAAAAGGACCATCTGGTGCAGGAAAAACAAAACTCGCCCAATCGATTTCACACTTTTTCAATCAACCGATGCACAGCGTTAACTGTTCGGTCGATTTAGATGCTGAATCTCTCCTTGGCTTTAAAACGATCGTACAAAGTGATGAAGAGACCGTAATAGAGTTTGTTGAAGGCCCTGTCGTCCAAGCGATGAAGAAAGGACATATTTTATATATTGATGAAATAAACATGGCAAAACCCGAAACATTGCCGATATTACATAGTGTCCTGGATCATCGCCGTATGTTAACAAATCCATTTACTGGTGAAGTGATTTATGCACATGAAGATTTTACCGTGATAGCTGCAATCAACGAAGGTTATGTTGGTACTTCGCCAATGAATGAAGCGCTTAAAAATCGGTTTATCTCATTTTCTATACCATACTTATCAGGCGAAGAATTAAGAGAAGTAATGGAATCTGAATTTCCGGATGCACCTAAGCAATTGATTGATATGATGATGAATATTGGTAATGATTTAAAGAAACAAGTGATGAATGGGCTATTGTCCGATGAGGCCGCTTCAATTCGTAGTTTACTTGATGCGATTAGTCTAGCGGAGCATATTTCTGTCAAACGTGCGATACGTTATGCGATTGCCGAAAAATTGGATGACCAAATCGAGCGAAACTTAATAATGGAACTTGTCGATACCTGGGTGAAATGA
- a CDS encoding nitric oxide reductase activation protein NorD — MVKMNRFIQFNDETVDTSTLLLYERLARALADANYLELTERKLLEFRPKEGVLSMSVFWRHRPSEIMHAGRLSDIYLLSAGFWKHFNIQTWRNFTLNYEYHSLKRLAFELLLMLEEFRLSDKIMKERPGTVDAFQVRKDAYVTFHRTGVQTNMRMGHLADALLNELYIVLYEGMFAQSSIDWGPIQFDLVKSILENTYDTKSTEENVHVVNRIMTVIEDSIQADLLHQYYSVGDAFTEREIAPFEYHEGMKDADSGEEDPKESIEEVFRTWHEENEEEAGVHLQFELEHGRSSKAIGREGTEGDAEAQIEETGYGQSVGDKSEQEANDEREQTGERDETMKQAGHQFGKEHLNVVYEEQIVEIQNEIENRRKLQVWREKQKPYVRSFVEEIRKRIDLKQESKRERLMHGRLSTKLTTLLIDERPKPFYRKSAPSTRLDAVFGLLVDGSESMIDKLDETKKAVLLFHDVLRELQVSHEISSYAEDAFKASAEVHPNIFGLMHTFQDRNSDSGLPILSFEASEDNRDGFAIRWMADRLARRPEKHKFLLVFSDGEPSAFGYDRNGIVDTAEAVMESEKRGISVIHLFLATEEPTEDQRAIFSMMFGNKTASSHTVEGFSDQTLRILRKLLAIVIRTN, encoded by the coding sequence ATGGTCAAAATGAACCGATTTATCCAATTTAATGATGAAACAGTTGATACAAGTACATTACTATTATACGAGCGTTTAGCAAGGGCATTAGCTGATGCGAATTATTTGGAATTAACCGAACGAAAGTTATTAGAATTTCGACCTAAGGAAGGTGTATTGTCGATGTCTGTATTTTGGCGGCATCGACCTAGTGAAATCATGCATGCTGGTCGCCTCTCTGATATTTATTTATTGTCAGCTGGATTTTGGAAGCACTTTAACATCCAAACATGGAGAAATTTTACGCTTAACTATGAATATCATTCACTCAAACGATTAGCATTTGAACTATTGTTAATGCTCGAGGAGTTTCGGTTATCAGATAAAATTATGAAAGAAAGACCTGGAACAGTCGACGCTTTCCAAGTTCGAAAAGATGCATATGTGACATTTCACAGAACTGGCGTTCAAACAAACATGCGAATGGGACATCTTGCCGATGCATTATTAAATGAATTATACATCGTTCTATACGAAGGCATGTTTGCCCAGTCATCAATCGATTGGGGACCGATTCAATTTGATTTAGTAAAATCAATTTTAGAAAATACGTATGATACGAAAAGTACGGAGGAAAATGTTCATGTAGTGAATCGAATTATGACTGTTATTGAAGATTCGATTCAAGCTGACTTACTTCATCAATATTATTCAGTAGGAGACGCTTTCACAGAAAGAGAAATCGCCCCGTTTGAATACCATGAGGGAATGAAAGACGCAGATAGTGGAGAGGAAGATCCGAAAGAGTCCATCGAAGAAGTCTTTAGAACATGGCATGAGGAAAATGAAGAAGAAGCAGGCGTACACTTACAGTTTGAATTAGAACACGGCCGTTCAAGCAAGGCGATAGGCAGGGAAGGAACTGAGGGAGACGCTGAAGCGCAAATTGAAGAAACGGGATATGGTCAATCTGTTGGCGATAAAAGCGAGCAAGAAGCTAACGATGAACGAGAACAAACAGGTGAACGTGATGAGACAATGAAACAAGCAGGCCATCAGTTCGGAAAAGAACATCTCAATGTTGTCTATGAAGAACAGATAGTCGAAATCCAAAATGAAATTGAAAATCGAAGAAAACTGCAAGTATGGCGTGAGAAGCAAAAGCCATACGTTCGTTCGTTTGTTGAAGAAATAAGAAAAAGAATTGATTTAAAACAAGAGTCTAAAAGGGAACGGCTCATGCACGGTCGACTTTCAACAAAATTAACGACTTTATTAATCGATGAGCGCCCAAAACCATTTTATCGAAAAAGCGCACCATCTACTCGGTTAGATGCAGTTTTCGGCTTACTCGTTGACGGCTCAGAATCCATGATTGATAAATTGGATGAAACAAAAAAAGCAGTGTTGTTATTCCATGATGTGTTACGAGAACTACAAGTGAGCCATGAAATTTCCTCGTATGCGGAAGATGCTTTCAAAGCCTCGGCAGAAGTTCACCCGAATATATTTGGCTTGATGCATACTTTTCAAGATCGAAATTCAGATAGTGGGCTTCCGATTTTATCATTTGAAGCGAGTGAAGATAATCGTGACGGTTTTGCGATACGTTGGATGGCTGATCGTCTTGCAAGAAGACCAGAAAAACATAAATTTTTACTCGTTTTCTCTGATGGTGAACCTTCTGCATTTGGGTACGATCGAAATGGTATTGTAGATACAGCGGAAGCCGTAATGGAATCAGAAAAAAGAGGTATCTCAGTCATTCATTTATTTTTAGCTACGGAAGAACCAACCGAAGATCAAAGAGCCATTTTTTCAATGATGTTTGGCAATAAAACGGCATCTTCGCATACAGTGGAAGGATTTTCAGATCAAACGTTAAGGATTTTACGGAAGCTACTCGCAATTGTGATTCGAACAAACTAA
- a CDS encoding toxic anion resistance protein — translation MTESKNTVNEVKTFDDLLDNPFDMNEPLLPKEMQTRNEQPDTSLKLIDRLSDEERQKAVQLADQIPVGNYEAIISYGANAQGELSRFSHKMLDHVQNQDVGPVGDILKDLMSKLGEINPEDLGEKKQSALSRLFGRVSKSIQEMMTKYQKLSTQIDRIGVQLEHSKMGLMEDVKMLDQLYEQNKTYFQALNVYIAAGELKRDELANEIIPKMRREAELSNDQMAYQEVNDMVQFLDRLEKRLYDLQLSRQITIQSAPQIRMIQQTNQTLAEKIQSSIMTSIPLWKNQIAIALTLNRQKKAVESQKMVTKTTNDLLLKNSEMLKVNSIETAKENERGIIEIDTLKKTQENLIQTIEETLLIQADGREKRKAAEIEIGRMEEELKQRLLAVHEKTEKRST, via the coding sequence ATGACAGAAAGTAAGAATACAGTAAATGAAGTTAAAACATTTGATGATTTACTCGATAATCCTTTCGATATGAATGAACCGCTGTTGCCTAAAGAAATGCAAACAAGAAACGAACAACCCGACACATCCCTCAAGCTCATCGATCGTTTATCAGACGAAGAGCGTCAAAAGGCGGTTCAATTGGCTGACCAAATTCCTGTTGGTAATTATGAAGCAATTATCTCTTACGGTGCTAATGCTCAAGGGGAACTTTCCCGCTTTTCTCATAAAATGCTCGACCACGTCCAAAACCAAGATGTAGGACCTGTTGGTGACATACTAAAAGACTTAATGAGTAAACTCGGAGAGATTAATCCAGAAGATTTAGGCGAAAAGAAACAATCCGCCCTTAGCCGCTTGTTCGGACGTGTTTCAAAATCAATCCAAGAAATGATGACAAAATATCAAAAGTTAAGTACACAAATCGATCGCATCGGTGTCCAACTTGAACATTCAAAAATGGGATTAATGGAAGACGTAAAAATGCTCGATCAATTATACGAGCAGAACAAAACATATTTTCAAGCATTAAATGTTTACATCGCGGCTGGAGAATTAAAACGTGATGAACTTGCGAACGAAATTATTCCCAAAATGCGTAGAGAAGCTGAATTATCTAATGATCAGATGGCTTATCAAGAAGTTAATGATATGGTTCAATTTTTGGATCGACTTGAAAAACGGTTGTATGATCTACAATTGTCACGCCAAATCACCATACAAAGTGCGCCACAAATTCGTATGATTCAACAAACGAACCAAACGCTTGCAGAGAAAATACAATCATCCATAATGACTTCTATCCCCTTATGGAAAAATCAAATTGCGATTGCTTTAACGTTAAACCGACAGAAAAAAGCAGTTGAATCTCAAAAAATGGTTACGAAAACTACCAATGACTTACTTCTGAAAAACTCAGAAATGTTGAAAGTGAATTCTATTGAAACCGCTAAAGAGAACGAACGTGGTATCATTGAAATTGATACACTAAAGAAGACACAAGAAAACCTTATTCAGACGATTGAAGAAACACTCCTTATCCAAGCAGATGGACGTGAAAAACGAAAAGCTGCTGAAATTGAAATTGGGCGTATGGAAGAAGAACTTAAACAAAGGTTACTCGCAGTTCATGAAAAAACTGAAAAGCGATCTACTTAA
- a CDS encoding 5-bromo-4-chloroindolyl phosphate hydrolysis family protein encodes MTEIKHFFMRHFIAVPISFGSWIYLLFGTSLNFFAATGLLIVIYFASSFTIKQIQIQSMTKKLGMKRSEYNYIKGQLHEARRKLKRLNSYYGKVRSVQAFRQLHEMNLLSRKIINIVKTNPQKFYQVENFFYAHLDSAVELTSKYSILVNQPLKDKEIQVALQDTRETLNDVSEQLERDLRNAISSDIETLKMEIDFVDVTMNKNKPLLEMKGDTDHDRK; translated from the coding sequence ATGACAGAAATCAAGCATTTTTTTATGAGACACTTCATAGCAGTCCCCATTAGTTTCGGGTCATGGATCTATTTACTATTTGGCACTAGTTTAAACTTTTTTGCAGCTACAGGCCTACTCATCGTCATTTATTTCGCTAGTTCATTTACAATAAAGCAAATTCAAATTCAGTCAATGACAAAAAAACTAGGGATGAAACGTTCTGAGTATAATTATATAAAAGGACAACTTCATGAGGCTAGACGAAAATTAAAACGCTTAAACAGTTATTATGGGAAAGTTCGATCTGTGCAAGCCTTTAGGCAATTACACGAAATGAACCTTCTTTCCAGAAAAATTATTAATATCGTTAAAACGAATCCACAAAAATTTTATCAAGTAGAGAACTTTTTCTACGCTCATTTGGATTCGGCAGTCGAATTAACATCAAAATATTCAATCCTTGTTAATCAACCACTAAAAGATAAGGAAATTCAAGTGGCATTGCAAGATACGAGAGAAACTTTAAATGACGTTAGTGAACAGTTAGAGCGTGATTTACGAAATGCGATTTCATCAGATATAGAAACATTAAAAATGGAAATCGATTTTGTAGATGTGACGATGAATAAGAATAAACCTCTTTTAGAAATGAAGGGAGATACAGATCATGACAGAAAGTAA
- a CDS encoding DUF1033 family protein, protein MIYMKADFEPWWLFDGWEENVLSRQSFHDLSGAESCLNELIMKFRKRYQHERMQKQCFYAFWSEDEKQFCEGCDDDLQIFHGIFLLHDGKPIE, encoded by the coding sequence GTGATCTATATGAAAGCGGATTTTGAGCCGTGGTGGTTGTTTGATGGCTGGGAAGAAAACGTTTTGTCTCGCCAATCATTTCATGATCTGAGCGGTGCAGAAAGCTGTTTAAATGAACTAATCATGAAATTTAGAAAGCGATATCAACATGAGCGTATGCAAAAACAATGTTTTTACGCATTTTGGTCTGAAGATGAAAAACAATTTTGCGAAGGCTGCGATGATGATTTACAAATTTTTCATGGTATATTTTTGTTGCATGATGGAAAACCTATAGAATAA
- a CDS encoding cold-shock protein, which translates to MKQGTVKWFNAEKGFGFIEVENEDDVFVHFSAIEGEGFKSLDEGQQVEFEVVEGDRGPQAANVVKLV; encoded by the coding sequence ATGAAACAAGGTACAGTAAAATGGTTTAACGCAGAAAAAGGTTTTGGCTTCATCGAAGTTGAAAACGAAGACGACGTGTTCGTACACTTCTCAGCTATCGAAGGAGAAGGATTCAAGTCACTTGACGAAGGTCAACAAGTTGAATTCGAAGTTGTTGAAGGCGACCGTGGCCCACAAGCTGCAAACGTTGTAAAACTAGTCTAA